CGTTGCGCATCGCCGCTAAAACGCGCGCCGTGGTCGGGCGCGTCCGGCATGATCACGCGAAAACCGGCCTGCGCCAGCGCGACGGCGAAATAGCTGTAGACCGTTTTGGATGAGGTGAAGCCGTGATAAAAAATTACCGTCGGCAGCGCCTTATCACCTTTCGCCGCCGGCACCGCATGCAGCGCCTCATTATCCGCAAAACGCCGGGTCGAAATTTCAATCATACTTATCTCCTGCAAAACGTCTTTCCGGCAGAGGCCCCATGATGCCGGAACCAGCGCAACGCGCGGATTTTTATCGTGTTGAGAGCCAGATTACGCTTTTGCGATTTTTCATGACCAAAACCGCGCCCTGGTCGGCAAAACCGGCACAGGGCAAGTCCTTATTCCCTTACACTTACTACAATTAATGCCTGAGGTAACGAGAATGCATATGCGACGGCTTATTCCAGTATTCATGGTAGCGACCCTGACCGCCTGTAGCGCCCTGCAGGGCACGCCGCAGCCTGCGCCGCCGGTGGCGGATCATCCGCAGGAGATCCAGCGCTACCAGACGCAGGGGCTCGTCAAAATGGGCACCGTCACGACGCTACAGTATGGGTCACCGGATGACGCGCTGCGCGATATCGCCGCACAGGCAGGCGCCGCAGGCGCAGATTACTATCAGGTCATCTCCAATGACGACACCCTGTTGCCTGGCCGCTGGCATGCGCAGGCCATTTTGTACCGAAAGTAAGCGTAAGCCGCCGTTTTATTTAGCGAAATTTACACTGCTTTGCGTGCATTGATCGTACCTGCTGCACAATAGCTTTCGGACTGCGCCGGGAACCGGAGCGCTGCATTTATCGAAAAGGTGTAAGGGAGCTGACAATGAAACGATCGCTGGCTTTAACGTCGCTGTTGTTATCGGCGGGTCTGATTACCACTTCTGCGCAGTCTGCCGAAGAGGTGAATGCCGACAGGGTCACGGGCTTAAATGAAATTGGCGTGATTTCGGTGAACGATATTTCCGGCACGCCGCAGGAGATTGAAAAAGTCATCGCCTATAAAGCGGACGAACAGGGCGCTGCGTATTATCGAATTATTCAGATGCATGAAAATCAGCGCCCTGATAACTGGCATGTGCAGGCAATTATCTATAGTTGAACGTTCTTTAGCTAAATTCTGCTTTTTATTTGGCCTTGCCATGATCTAAATCAAAATATATTGAAACAAATATTTACATTTATCCACTAAATATTAGCTCATTGCTGCCGTTGAAGGTGCGGAATACTCGCCTATAAGAGCTTATTTATGACACTTTCAATTCAACGCTGGGGACTGGGCGCGAAGCTCTCATTCCTTACGGGCGTCGCGGTAGCGGCCCTTTTTTTATTGTTCACGTTCGCATTAAGCCACAAAGCCAGCCAGCAGCTGGAAGCGCTGGCGCTTGAAGATCTGCATAACCAGACCACAAGCGTGGTGGATATGGCGCAGATGTTCGACAGCAGCCTCAATGAAGAGGTGGCAAGCTTCACGAAACTCTTCAACAGTTTTATTCCGCAACCCATCAGCCGCGATGAAAGCCAGCTGCAGAGCATCAACGGCATCAGCGTGCCCACGCTCAAGGGCGCTGACACCTCCCTGCATGAAAACAACGCGCTGCCCGATGATTTCCTGACCCGCACCGGCGCTATCGCCACGCTGTTTGTCCGAAGCGGCGATAACTTTGTGCGCGTGGC
This DNA window, taken from Cronobacter universalis NCTC 9529, encodes the following:
- the bsmA gene encoding biofilm peroxide resistance protein BsmA; protein product: MHMRRLIPVFMVATLTACSALQGTPQPAPPVADHPQEIQRYQTQGLVKMGTVTTLQYGSPDDALRDIAAQAGAAGADYYQVISNDDTLLPGRWHAQAILYRK
- a CDS encoding YdgH/BhsA/McbA family protein; translation: MKRSLALTSLLLSAGLITTSAQSAEEVNADRVTGLNEIGVISVNDISGTPQEIEKVIAYKADEQGAAYYRIIQMHENQRPDNWHVQAIIYS